One window of Candidatus Leptovillus gracilis genomic DNA carries:
- a CDS encoding bifunctional oligoribonuclease/PAP phosphatase NrnA produces the protein MSFVAEFREIIERVQHILVVTHVGPDGDALGSLTAVGIALSRLGKNVTLACESDMPARFDYISYIDRVVTRPDARVRYDALIALDCGDEQRMGEVFTTLPTPKPFVINIDHHITNTYFGDLNWVADCPSTAEMVYQLFDEMGWEIDANVAMSLLTGIVTDTLGFRTPNVTPMTLRAASALMEAGADLPLITMQTLNLKPLSTLRLWQIGLNQMQIADGLMWTTISNRDREMIGYRNDSSSGLVNLLADVNRVAIGVVLMEVEDGSIRVGLRSRPPYDVAQVAQSLGGGGHPQAAGCTMAGPLAEAEARIVELCKQAIAMQSSAGMDKNGHGG, from the coding sequence GTGTCATTTGTAGCAGAGTTCCGCGAGATAATTGAGCGTGTACAGCATATTTTGGTTGTGACGCACGTAGGGCCTGATGGCGATGCGTTAGGTTCGTTAACGGCCGTCGGCATCGCCTTATCCCGCCTGGGTAAAAATGTTACCCTGGCCTGCGAAAGCGACATGCCCGCCCGCTTTGATTATATTTCCTATATAGACCGCGTGGTGACACGGCCAGACGCCCGCGTGCGCTACGATGCGCTCATCGCCCTGGACTGTGGCGATGAACAGCGTATGGGCGAGGTGTTTACCACTCTGCCAACACCCAAGCCGTTCGTCATCAACATTGACCATCACATCACCAACACCTACTTTGGCGATTTGAATTGGGTGGCCGATTGCCCATCTACGGCCGAAATGGTTTACCAATTGTTTGACGAGATGGGGTGGGAAATTGACGCCAACGTGGCGATGAGCCTGCTGACCGGCATTGTCACCGATACCTTAGGCTTTCGCACCCCCAATGTCACACCGATGACCCTGCGCGCCGCCAGCGCCCTCATGGAAGCCGGCGCCGATTTGCCCCTGATCACCATGCAGACGCTGAACCTGAAGCCATTGTCCACACTGCGCCTGTGGCAAATTGGGCTGAATCAAATGCAAATTGCCGATGGCCTGATGTGGACGACCATCAGCAACCGTGATCGGGAGATGATTGGGTATCGCAATGACAGCAGCAGCGGGCTGGTGAATCTTCTGGCCGATGTCAACCGGGTGGCAATCGGTGTGGTGCTCATGGAAGTAGAAGATGGTTCTATTCGCGTGGGGCTGCGCAGCCGGCCGCCGTATGATGTGGCACAGGTGGCGCAAAGTCTGGGCGGCGGCGGCCATCCCCAGGCGGCCGGCTGCACGATGGCCGGCCCTCTGGCCGAAGCTGAGGCACGTATTGTTGAACTATGCAAACAAGCCATTGCCATGCAATCCTCTGCCGGTATGGATAAAAATGGGCACGGTGGTTAG
- the rbfA gene encoding 30S ribosome-binding factor RbfA — protein MSKIRQQRTAEQIQVILSELILREMADPRLQDLTITNVTIDRELQYASVYVHALGDDSRQVEVLRALAKATGFLRHELAQRIRLRTTPELSFHWDPTLAQAAEVDRILDSLVIPPPDEEEE, from the coding sequence ATGAGCAAAATTCGCCAACAACGCACGGCCGAGCAGATTCAGGTCATTCTCAGCGAGTTGATCTTGCGCGAAATGGCTGACCCGCGCCTGCAAGACCTGACCATTACGAATGTGACCATTGACCGTGAATTGCAGTATGCGTCTGTCTATGTCCATGCGCTGGGCGACGATTCGCGCCAGGTAGAGGTGCTGCGCGCTTTGGCAAAAGCGACAGGCTTCTTGCGACACGAATTGGCCCAGCGTATCCGCCTGCGCACCACACCGGAGCTGAGTTTTCATTGGGATCCAACTCTGGCCCAGGCGGCTGAGGTGGATCGTATCTTGGACAGTTTGGTTATCCCACCGCCAGACGAAGAAGAAGAATAG